TAAATTTAAGTGATGATTGAAAGTTCTAACACCTTGTGCAAATGCATTTATGAGATTTAAAATTATATTTGAATTTTTATAATAACTTCTTTTGATTTTTCCTAAGGATTTGATTTTAAAATTATCATTTTCTTTTGGAGGATTTTTAAAAAAAGCTATGATTTTAGCATGTTTTGGTATAGAATTGATTCTTTCACCGCCATTAAACTCGCAAATTTCACCATGGTTTTGGCTAATAAACAACGCAGCTTCTTTGATTGAATTTTTAATGTTTTTTATGATGTCTATACCAGAATGACCTCCTTTGAAGCCCACTGCTTGTAATTCATAGCATTCTTCTTCTTTTTCATCTAATTCTAAAGCTAAATTAGCAAAAATATCAACTCCACCAGCACACCCTATAACCACTTCATCATCACTTTCATGATCTAAATTTAAAAGCTTATTTGCAATTAAAGAATGTTGTAAATCATTTGCACCACAAAGTCCAACTTCTTCATTATTAGTAAAAAGACATTCTATGTTTTCAAATTCTTTCAATGCTTGCATCATTAATGAAACACCAATGCCATTGTCTGCACCTAAACTAGAATTTTTAGCCTTTAAATAACCATTTTCCTCATACATTTGTATATTTGGAGCTTCTCCCATGCATACCATATCATAATGACTTTGAAGACAGATTTTTGGCTTGCCTTTGTATGCATGGATGTTGCCTGCTTTGTCGATTTTAACTTCGCAGTTTTGCTCTTTTGCAAAATCTATAAGAAATTTTTGTAATTGTTCTGTTTGAAAACTACAATGTGGTATTTGAGTAATTTGTTTAAAATTTTGTATAATTTCTTGCATTAAAAATCCTTTTTAATATAATTATGGCATATTTTTATCCATTTTTTGAGGTATAAATGAAAATTTCTAAAAAACAAATAAAAATTATTTCAGAGCTTTTAAAAGATCCTAAAAAATTTCTTATTGCTCTTTTTTTACTTGCTTTTGCTTATATTATAAACTACGATCCAAATTCTTATATTCAAAGTAAGGTTGATAAAATCATTGATGGTGATACTATAGAAGTTTTTTTAAATGATGATAAAATTAAAGTAAGATTATTTGGTATAGATGCTCCTGAAAAAGATCAAGCATATGGAAAATTATCTGCTAAATTTTTAAGCGCAATTATTTTGAATAAAGAAATAACTTTAAATATAAAAGATGAAGATAAATATGGTAGAATTTTGGCTATTGTTTATTTGAATGATAAAGATATTAATCAAGTTATGGTTAAAAATGGTTTTGCTTGGGCTTATGATCATTATAGTGATTTATATATTAATGATCAAAATTATGCACAAAAAAATAAAAAAGGTTTATGGGAAGATGAAAATCCTATAAAACCATATATTTGGCGAAAGCAAATAAGATTACAATAAGGAAAAATTGTGTTAAGAAAAATATCTTTTTTAACTTTTTTTATAGTCTTTTTTAGTGGATGTTTTGTAAATGAAAGAGGGGTTTCAAATCGTTTTTATGATGATTGTAAAGAATACTACGATGCAAGTGGGACATATCACAAAGAATGTCCAAAAAATTGGATTAATCTACCCTTAACCCCCGATTCCTTTTAAAGCAGCGTTTAATGCATCTTGTGTTTCATCTTTTGCATTTTCTTGCTGTTGACTTGAAGTGCTGCTAGTTTGGTTTTGTTTTAGTTTGAAAATATGCTCTTCGGTTGTTACAACTTGAAATGATGCATCAAAAATTTTTATCTCATTTACAAAACCAACTACTTTTACTTCTCTTTTTCTAGAATCATCGCTAAATAAAGCACTAGCTTCAAGATTTAAAATATCTCCTACTTTTAGTGGAGCATAAAAAAAACTTCTTGAGCCTATTAATACACTAAATTCTTTATTAATAGCTGCTTGTGCTATATAATTTGCAGCATTAAACACAAAACCACTATGAACTAAACCTAGCTCATCCACAGCCATTTCATCTGTAGTGATTAATATACCTTTTGCAAAATTTTTTTCTATATGAGAAATACTTCCTGCTAAAGCATTATTAATATCCGGACAAGTTATAAGTTCTGATTTGATACGATTTAATTCTTCTGGGTCTATTAACTCTTCTATGTTTATCATGCTAGCACTTCTTGCCATTTTTATACCTTTAATTTAACATAAACTCTCTTTGGTGCTGCATAGCCCTCGCAAGTAAAATTAGAATCTGTTTTGTCTAAAAATTCATCTAAAGAATAAGAATCTATCCATTCTGTTTTTCTTTGTTCTTGATGATCTGTTTGCTTTGTAGCTATCACTTCAAATTCATTAAAGCCAGCTCTATAACACCAATTTCTTAAACCCAATATCGACGGAATGAAAAAAATATTTGGTATTTTTGAATAAGTTTTTTTAGGAATTAAGGCAATTTCCCTTTCATCTTCTATATACATGGTGTCTAAAAAAACAATACCATTTTTATTTAAAGATTGTTTAAGTTGTTTTAGCATAGCTAATGGATCGCTACGATGATAAATCACTCCAAGACAAAAGATGATATCAAATTTTGTATGATAATTTGGAACATCAGCTACGCCTAAAAGTTCATATTTTATAGAAGTTTTTGCTAAAGTATTTAGAAGTAAAAATTGTAAAAAATACTTTACAGAAGGATCAAAACCAATGATTTTTAAAGGATTAAATTCAAGCATTTTAAACATATAATAGCCATTATTACATCCAATATCAGCTACTATTTTATTTTCAATACAGGGCATGTGTTTTTTTAATATATTAAACTTTATAAAGCTTTGCCATTCTGTATCAATAAAAAGTTCGTTGATTTTAAAAGGCCCCTTACGCCATGGTTTTAATTCTAAAGCAATTTGTTTAATTTCATCATTTAAATTCTCATCACAAGTGATGTTAAAACTATCGTTTATATAAAAATTTGATTGTGTTATTTTAGAACTAAGATTTTGAATTTTATGATAAAGTGGATGATTTAAAACTTGTTGCGGTAAAGTGATTTTTTGCATTATATTTCCAAAAAACTCCCATTATAGGGAGTTTAAAAAGTTATTGAAGTAAGCTTGCAAGTTTAGTTTGTAATGCTACATTTGAGTGTGCATTTGTAAATAAATATGCATTTTCTTTTAAATAATTAGCATTAAAATCATTAATATTTTTAGCTAAATCATTGTTTTGTAAATTACTTTCAGCTTCTTTTGTGCTAATACTTGTTTGTAAAGATGAATTAATGTTTGAATTAATAGCATTTATACCTGCTCCAATGTCAGCGCGTAAAGAACCAACTTGATCAAGAAAACTACGGATTCCATCTTGATTTTCAAGGCTTAAATTTGCTGTGCTTGGTTGGTTTAAATTGATACTCTCAACTCCTGCACCTACTACAAAATCCATACTTTGAAAAACATTTTTTCCATTAAAAGTCGCATTAGAAAAAGCATCATTGATTGAACTTACAAGTTTAGTTGCTTCTGTATTTAACATGCTTTTTTGTCTATCGTTTAAAGCAGCACTATTTGAGCGAACTGAAAGTTCGTTTAGTCTATCTGCTGTTGCTGTAATATTATTTAGTGCAGAATCAGCAATTTGTAAAACTCCTATAGAATCATAAGCATTTAAAATACCTTGATCGATGGTGCCATATTGACTTCTTAAAGAATCTGCTATAGCTAAATTAGAACCATCCGTTCCATCTATAGCTCTTATAGCTGCTATATTTTCTAAAGCCTTTTCTTGATTTTTTTGAGCTTGATTTACATAATGATTTTGTTGAGTTGTTCCTATATCGCCTATTTTCATCTTTGACTCCTTTTAAAGACTTGTTTTATTATACCATTTTTTTTGTTTTAAAATTTAAAAAAAACAAAATTACTTGCGAAAACATAATAATTTTCATTACAACTTCACTAGTACCATGAATTTTTACAAATTCTTCAGTTTTAGTTGCTTCTTCTCCTAAGCTTTGTGCATTTAAAACATAAGCTGTGAAGTAGAAAACAAAAAGCAAACTTAGTGCCAAAATTATCAAAGAAAGCATAAATTTTGAAAAATTTATTTTAAATCCTAAATCTTTATTTTTAAAAGAAAAGATTTCTATGATAACAGAAAGAACACTTACGCCTAATAGTGCATAGCCAAATTGAATAAAAATATTTGTCATTAAAAGTCCGCTTTGAAAATGGCTTAAAACACCTTCTCCTATAAATTTTTCAGGATAAAATATAGTAGGTGCTAAAAAAGCTCCTATGCTTATTTCTATACCAATTAAACTAGCCAATAAAAACAAATAGATTGCCTTCAAAATACGCCCCTTTATTTGAAAAAGATAATTATAATTTAATATTTTAAATTATATGCAACAAAAACTCTATCAAAGTTATTATAATCTTTATAAAAAAAAGCTCTAAAATTGTTTTTTTCTAATATATCTTGTAAAATATCTTTTTGATCATATCCAAATTCACAAGCTAAAATTTTTGTGTTTTTGGCCTTAGCAAAAAGAATGATTTCATGCAAAATTTCCCATCCATTAACACCTCCAAATAATGCACTATGTGGTTCATTTTTTACCCATTTATCCAAAGGATAATCATTTTTAATATAAGGAGGATTAGAAAAAATAAAGTCAAAATTTCCTTGTATGTTTTTAAAATCACAAAGTTTAAAATCAACTAAATTTAATACATTGTGTAATTGCGCATTTTTTTTGGCAAGTTTTAATGCTTTTGGATTAATATCGCATGCTTGGATATGAATTTGTTTTAATTTAGCTAAGCTTATACTTAAAATTCCACTGCCAAAACCTATTTCGAGTATATTTTTAAAAGAATTAGTGTTTAAAATTTCTAAACATTTTTCAAGCAATAATTCACTATCAAAACGCGGTATTAAAACTCCTTTTTCTATAAAAAAATCAAAGCCATAAAATTGTGTTTTTTTAAATAAATACTCAAAAGGCTCACCATTTAAAAACTTATCAACATAATCAAAAAAGATTTTTTCATTTATCTGAAAATCAGAATTTAAAAAAATCCAAGCTTTATCCTTTTGCAGTATTTCACAAAGTATATAAAGTATATATTGTTTTTGTGTTTGATCTTTTTTATAAGCTAGCTCTAAAGCCTCTTTGATGGAAATCATTGCAAGGCTTTAATTCTATCAAAAATGCAAGGATGGCTTAAATGAAAAAAAGTATAAATTTTGCTTGTTTTAACAAAAGCTTTGTTTTCTTTTGCTAAAGCTATAAGAGCATTTTTCATATCTTCTTTAGAACTAACTTTTGCACCATGTAAATCAGCATTAAATTCATTTGCTTGACTCATTTTATTTAGTAAAGGTGAGATAATGAAGGTAAAAATATTACCAAAAATTAGTAAAAGTGCAAATACCCCAGCATTAACACCATTTAGATGACTTTGGATATAAAAAAAATCAGGCAAATGAGCGAAAATGAAAAATAAAGCAAAAAGCATCAAAGTACTAGCAAATAGCATTTTTAGCAAATCTTTATGCACAAAATGTCCTAGCTCATGACCTAAAACTGCAATGAGTTCTTTTTCTTTTAAGGCATTTAAAAGTGTGTCAAAAAGCACTACTCTTTTGCTTTTAAATAAACCACCAAAATAAGCATTTAGCCTTTTGTCTCTTTTGCTTGCATCAACTACATAAACACCATTTGCACTAAAACCACATTTTTGCATTAAATTAGAAATTTTTTCAAGTAAATTTTCATCGTCAAGTTTTTGCATTTTATTAAATATTGGTGCAATCAAAGTAGGGTAGATGAGGTTGATTATGAGTATAATAACAAAGCTTAATCCAAAGGCAACTATCCACCAATAATCTCCAAAAAATTCAAAACAAAAAACCAAAGCATAGGTGATTAAAAAGCCAAAAATTAGCATTAAAGCTAAAGATTTTAAGCTATCTTTGATAAAAAGCGTTAAAGTCATATTGGAAAAGCCATGTTTTTTGTCTTTGAAAAAACTTTCGTAGTAACTTAGTGGTAAATTTAAAACACTAATAATCAACAAAAAAGCAAGTAAAAATAAAGTATTTTCTAAGGTAGAATTTTCTTTTATAAAAAATTCTTTTAAATATAAAAAGCCAAAGCTTATCCAAGAAATATTAATTACCAAATTATAAAGATTGGAAAATATTTTATATTTTTCATTTTCTATGGCGATATTTGCAGCATTTTTATAATCATTCTCTTCTAAAATCACCGCTTGTTTTTCTCTTTCTTTTTTTAAAAAAGAAATTTGCATAAAAGATATAAAAAGCAAAAATGCTGTGTATATACATAAAATAGTTATTAAAGTCATAGTTTTTCCTCAAATAAAATTTGAGTAATTTTATCTTTTTTTAAGTATATAAAAGTTAATGCTAATTTGTATTTTCACTTTTTTCTAAAACTTCAAAATATACTTCTTCTAAAGTGCTAAGTTCATTTTCTAAGGAATTTAGTTTTTCATAAAGGGTATTTATACCTAGTTCTTGATAGATAACAGGATTGCTTAGAGAATTTTTAATTTCTTTTATTTCTTCTTCTAGTTTGTGAATTTTATCAGGGTATGAGTTTAAAATTTCATTTTCTTTATAGCTTAATTTTTTACTTGATTTTTCTTTTGTCTTTGTGGTAATTTCAGAGGTGGTTTGTGTTAAATTTTTAGAAAATTCTTCAAAATCTTTGTATTCTTTTTCATTTTCTAAATATTCGCTGTAAGAAAGAACTTCTATATTAATATTTGCATTATTTTCAAAAGCATAAAGTTTGGTTGCGATTTTATCAACAAAATATCTATCATGTGAAACAAGCAAAATCGCACCTTCAAAAGAAAGCAAGTATTCTTCTAAGATATTAATCGTAGCTATGTCTAAATCATTTGTTGGTTCATCTAAGATTAACACATCATATTCTTTAGTAAAAAGCAAAGCTAGAGCAACTCTGTTTTTCTCACCCCCACTTAACACGCTCACGCTTTGCTCTAAAAATTCTTTTGGAAATAAAAATTGTTTTAAATACCCATAAACAT
The genomic region above belongs to Campylobacter peloridis LMG 23910 and contains:
- a CDS encoding M20/M25/M40 family metallo-hydrolase — its product is MQEIIQNFKQITQIPHCSFQTEQLQKFLIDFAKEQNCEVKIDKAGNIHAYKGKPKICLQSHYDMVCMGEAPNIQMYEENGYLKAKNSSLGADNGIGVSLMMQALKEFENIECLFTNNEEVGLCGANDLQHSLIANKLLNLDHESDDEVVIGCAGGVDIFANLALELDEKEEECYELQAVGFKGGHSGIDIIKNIKNSIKEAALFISQNHGEICEFNGGERINSIPKHAKIIAFFKNPPKENDNFKIKSLGKIKRSYYKNSNIILNLINAFAQGVRTFNHHLNLVQTSINLSLAYEKDGKFYFELFARSNDLKELQNIEFETLTYFKMQNCQTSSANFYPPWANKDTKFGEEILNYFKKEDEKAKLYTIHAGLECGIISEKQPLECCSIGPNIYSPHSTDEKCEIASIEKISKILFNILKDYQ
- a CDS encoding flagellin, which codes for MKIGDIGTTQQNHYVNQAQKNQEKALENIAAIRAIDGTDGSNLAIADSLRSQYGTIDQGILNAYDSIGVLQIADSALNNITATADRLNELSVRSNSAALNDRQKSMLNTEATKLVSSINDAFSNATFNGKNVFQSMDFVVGAGVESINLNQPSTANLSLENQDGIRSFLDQVGSLRADIGAGINAINSNINSSLQTSISTKEAESNLQNNDLAKNINDFNANYLKENAYLFTNAHSNVALQTKLASLLQ
- a CDS encoding HemK/PrmC family methyltransferase encodes the protein MSIKEALELAYKKDQTQKQYILYILCEILQKDKAWIFLNSDFQINEKIFFDYVDKFLNGEPFEYLFKKTQFYGFDFFIEKGVLIPRFDSELLLEKCLEILNTNSFKNILEIGFGSGILSISLAKLKQIHIQACDINPKALKLAKKNAQLHNVLNLVDFKLCDFKNIQGNFDFIFSNPPYIKNDYPLDKWVKNEPHSALFGGVNGWEILHEIILFAKAKNTKILACEFGYDQKDILQDILEKNNFRAFFYKDYNNFDRVFVAYNLKY
- a CDS encoding M48 family metallopeptidase codes for the protein MTLITILCIYTAFLLFISFMQISFLKKEREKQAVILEENDYKNAANIAIENEKYKIFSNLYNLVINISWISFGFLYLKEFFIKENSTLENTLFLLAFLLIISVLNLPLSYYESFFKDKKHGFSNMTLTLFIKDSLKSLALMLIFGFLITYALVFCFEFFGDYWWIVAFGLSFVIILIINLIYPTLIAPIFNKMQKLDDENLLEKISNLMQKCGFSANGVYVVDASKRDKRLNAYFGGLFKSKRVVLFDTLLNALKEKELIAVLGHELGHFVHKDLLKMLFASTLMLFALFFIFAHLPDFFYIQSHLNGVNAGVFALLLIFGNIFTFIISPLLNKMSQANEFNADLHGAKVSSKEDMKNALIALAKENKAFVKTSKIYTFFHLSHPCIFDRIKALQ
- the cmoB gene encoding tRNA 5-methoxyuridine(34)/uridine 5-oxyacetic acid(34) synthase CmoB → MQKITLPQQVLNHPLYHKIQNLSSKITQSNFYINDSFNITCDENLNDEIKQIALELKPWRKGPFKINELFIDTEWQSFIKFNILKKHMPCIENKIVADIGCNNGYYMFKMLEFNPLKIIGFDPSVKYFLQFLLLNTLAKTSIKYELLGVADVPNYHTKFDIIFCLGVIYHRSDPLAMLKQLKQSLNKNGIVFLDTMYIEDEREIALIPKKTYSKIPNIFFIPSILGLRNWCYRAGFNEFEVIATKQTDHQEQRKTEWIDSYSLDEFLDKTDSNFTCEGYAAPKRVYVKLKV
- a CDS encoding thermonuclease family protein — translated: MKISKKQIKIISELLKDPKKFLIALFLLAFAYIINYDPNSYIQSKVDKIIDGDTIEVFLNDDKIKVRLFGIDAPEKDQAYGKLSAKFLSAIILNKEITLNIKDEDKYGRILAIVYLNDKDINQVMVKNGFAWAYDHYSDLYINDQNYAQKNKKGLWEDENPIKPYIWRKQIRLQ
- a CDS encoding DUF4149 domain-containing protein gives rise to the protein MKAIYLFLLASLIGIEISIGAFLAPTIFYPEKFIGEGVLSHFQSGLLMTNIFIQFGYALLGVSVLSVIIEIFSFKNKDLGFKINFSKFMLSLIILALSLLFVFYFTAYVLNAQSLGEEATKTEEFVKIHGTSEVVMKIIMFSQVILFFLNFKTKKMV